The sequence GATGTCGGGGTGAATGTGGACATCACGCCGCATATCCATGCCGGCAGAGAAGTGACGCTGAAGATGACGCTGGAAATCTCGTCGGTGACGGGAAGTTCGAATATTGGCGGAATTCAGCAGCCCACGATCGGGCAGCGCAAGATCGAGCACGAGATCCGGCTGCGAGAGGGAGAGACCAACCTGATCAGCGGGTTTCTGGAAGATTCCGACGTGACTTCGCTGAGCGGCTATCCCTGGCTGTCGAAGATTCCGATCCTGAAATACTTCTTTGCGCAGGACCAGAAGACGCGGCAGGAGAATGAGATTGTTTTTGCGGTTACACCACACATCGTTCGCGCCCAGGATGTGAGCGAGCTGAACCTGCGGCCACTGGATGTAGGCACGGCGAATTTCATCGGCTTGAGGCACGCATCGGCGCCGCCGCCGCCGTCGCCGACCGGACAACAACCCGGAGGAGGGGCGGCGACGAGCGCCAATCATAATGGGGTGGCGCCGTCCGCGGCTCCGCAACCCCCGGCTCCTCCACAACCCGCAGCGGCTCCGCAGACTCCTCCGCCAGCGGCGACCGCGCCACCCCCGGCGCAAAACAACCAGGCGGTCGCACCTTCGACTACGGTCGCGGCTGCGACGCCGACGGTACCCCCCAACGGTTCAGCCCCGGCGAGTCTCTCCACGGGAAGTGCAGTGATGAGCTTCCAGCCAGCCAACATCTCGGCTAACTCTGGCCGGACGTTTATGGTGAATGTCAGCATGAGCGGGGCGGAGAATGTTTACGCCGTGCCGGCACAAATCACCTACGATCCAAAATTGCTGCAGCTGGTGAATATCTCGAGCGGCGATTTCCTGAGCAAGGACGGGCAGGCAGTGGCGCTGGTGCATCGTGATGATGCCACATCGGGGACGGTACAGGTGACGGCTACACGTCCGCCTGGTTCAGGAGGAGTAGGTGGCACCGGGGCGGTGTTTACGTTGACGTTCATGGCGCGCGGGCCGGGGCAGGCAGTATTGAACATCAACAGAGTGCAGGCACGCGATCCGAATAACCAGGCGATCCCAGTAGTGGGCGGTCAGGCAATGGTGAGCGTCCGGTGATGTACGAAGGCTCACCAAAGGCTAAAATGTTTGTATGAGGAGATCAGCAGCAAGGGGCGGGGAAAGCGGGCTGACTCTGGTTGAGCTGATCGTCGCGATCACGATCCTGATGGTCCTTACCGGAGCAGCGTTGCCGCTCGCGCGAGTGACGGTTCGCCGGGATAAGGAACGGGAGCTGCGGCGGGATCTGTGGCAGCTACGGGACGGTATTGACCGTTACAAGGACGCCGGTGATCGGGGTATGTTCCAGGTCAAGCTCGGGACAGAGGGCTACCCGCCAGATCTGGAAACACTGGTAAAGGGCGTGGACGTTGGTGGGAAGAAGGTTCGATTTTTGCGCAGCATCCCGGTAGATCCCATGACGGGCAAGGCAGAGTGGGGATTGCGCTCGATGCAGGACGATCCTAAGAGTGATTCCTGGGGCGGACAAAACGTCTTTGACGTCTACAGCAAGTCTGAGGATACCGCTCTGGATGGGACGCGATACTCGGAATGGTAAAGCGGAATAAAAATCGCAAGGGTAGTGTCGGCGCGCACGCGCGCCAGCGTGGCTTCACGCTTATCGAATTGATGGTGGTAATCAGCATCATTCTGATCCTCATTTCAGTGGCTGTTCCCATCTACAATCAGTCCATCGTTCATGCGCGAGAAGCGGTGCTGAAGCAAAATCTATTCACCCTGCGCAGTTGCATCGACCAGTACTCGCTGGATAAGCAAAAAGCGCCACAATCGCTCGATGACCTGGTGCAGGCGGGATACCTGAAAGAAATTCCTATGGATCCGTTTACCAACG comes from Terriglobales bacterium and encodes:
- a CDS encoding prepilin-type N-terminal cleavage/methylation domain-containing protein, whose translation is MVKRNKNRKGSVGAHARQRGFTLIELMVVISIILILISVAVPIYNQSIVHAREAVLKQNLFTLRSCIDQYSLDKQKAPQSLDDLVQAGYLKEIPMDPFTNARDTWQVDQEDVLLSVDQSQPGITDVHSGSSATGTDGTAYNTW
- a CDS encoding type II secretion system protein produces the protein MRRSAARGGESGLTLVELIVAITILMVLTGAALPLARVTVRRDKERELRRDLWQLRDGIDRYKDAGDRGMFQVKLGTEGYPPDLETLVKGVDVGGKKVRFLRSIPVDPMTGKAEWGLRSMQDDPKSDSWGGQNVFDVYSKSEDTALDGTRYSEW